One Roseimaritima multifibrata DNA window includes the following coding sequences:
- the flhB gene encoding flagellar biosynthesis protein FlhB, which translates to MADSSGEKKHSASERRRQKAREEGQVVKSQDLTSAAMLMAAVVTLYWFGRQTVDRLAALFAQTFSQEITGKVSTDLAIANTSAMAIRLGWIILPLMLAMFAAGILINVSQAGLLFTPNKMMPEWKHINPVSGIKRILSLQGVMRLAFGIFKIIIIAVIAYLAIRQQQDAILGVAGMGIPLLAKTIFDCLFQTCLWVAAALLLLAMLEYAYQWWKHEEDLKMTDQEVRDEMKESDGDPQMKARRRQIQRQMVMQRISSEVPTADVIVTNPTELAIAIKYNPNQMVAPIVVAKGAGMVAQRIRRLGLEHGVPIVERKPLAQVLYKTVEIGEAIPLEQYQAVAEVLRYVYQLQGKKVPEISM; encoded by the coding sequence ATGGCTGATTCCAGTGGAGAAAAAAAGCATTCAGCGAGCGAACGCCGCCGTCAAAAAGCGCGCGAGGAAGGTCAGGTCGTCAAAAGCCAAGACCTAACATCCGCTGCAATGTTGATGGCAGCGGTCGTAACGCTCTATTGGTTCGGACGCCAAACCGTCGACCGCCTGGCGGCACTCTTCGCGCAAACATTCAGCCAAGAAATCACCGGCAAGGTCAGTACCGATCTAGCGATCGCCAACACGTCGGCTATGGCGATTCGCTTGGGCTGGATCATCCTGCCTCTCATGTTGGCGATGTTTGCAGCAGGAATCCTGATCAATGTCTCGCAGGCAGGGCTGTTGTTCACGCCCAACAAAATGATGCCTGAATGGAAGCATATCAATCCAGTCAGCGGCATCAAACGCATCCTCTCGCTGCAAGGAGTGATGCGACTGGCCTTCGGCATTTTCAAGATCATCATCATCGCCGTGATCGCTTACCTCGCGATCCGTCAGCAGCAGGACGCCATCCTAGGAGTCGCCGGGATGGGGATCCCACTGCTTGCCAAAACGATTTTTGATTGTCTGTTTCAAACCTGCCTATGGGTCGCTGCCGCCCTCCTATTACTGGCGATGCTGGAATATGCCTACCAATGGTGGAAACATGAAGAAGACCTCAAAATGACCGACCAAGAGGTTCGTGACGAAATGAAAGAATCCGACGGAGACCCACAAATGAAGGCGCGTCGTCGCCAAATCCAACGTCAGATGGTCATGCAACGAATCTCCTCGGAAGTCCCCACCGCGGACGTCATCGTTACCAACCCAACCGAATTAGCGATCGCGATCAAATACAATCCCAATCAGATGGTTGCCCCGATCGTGGTCGCCAAAGGAGCGGGCATGGTAGCCCAGAGGATTCGGCGACTGGGCCTGGAACACGGCGTCCCAATCGTCGAACGCAAACCTCTCGCTCAGGTCCTTTATAAAACCGTCGAAATCGGAGAAGCGATCCCGCTAGAACAGTACCAGGCCGTCGCAGAAGTGCTCCGCTACGTCTATCAACTACAAGGTAAGAAGGTCCCCGAGATCAGCATGTAG
- a CDS encoding arylsulfatase: MFPLKALAMRVNRPLVGVTAVILLALFVDVGSSKAESGARPNIVLIMADDLGFSDLGCYGGEIETPNLDALASAGLRFTQFYNTAKCHSSRVSLLTGLYCDQAGSESLNRGATIAETLQPAGYQTAMVGKWHLSKQPTDFGFQTYWGHLSGATNYFTGDQTFRKNGEPWQVPAELNGRPFYTTHAVADFAIESIDAMVQEESPFFLYCAFNAPHYPLQAPEEAVRKYKGRFDAGWDVLRERRHRRQLDSGLLPEKWSLSPRPDHIPAWDRLSKKEQAWEAERMEVYAAMVDLLDQNVGRIVDRLRQQNALDNTIVLFCSDNGACPFERTKRRDLRPWDPDSYWTYDAAWAHLGNTPFRLYKQNQHEGGISSPLIVHWPAGLKTAPGTLTRQPAHLVDFMATCLDLADASYPQKIAERKIDPLQGKTLLPIFAGQNRQPHESLYFHFGTDRALRQGDWKLVSAKLGKWELYNLQDDRTETNDLADQHPQRVEEMAAEWFRIAKKTERLKGKQLRPVKNSRVPLKFRKDTASQLLK; encoded by the coding sequence ATGTTTCCCTTGAAAGCTTTAGCGATGCGAGTGAATCGACCTCTGGTTGGGGTGACGGCGGTGATTCTTTTGGCTCTGTTCGTCGATGTCGGATCGAGCAAAGCCGAATCGGGGGCTCGCCCCAATATCGTTTTGATCATGGCTGATGATCTTGGTTTTTCGGATCTGGGCTGTTATGGCGGAGAGATTGAAACACCTAACTTGGATGCTTTGGCATCGGCGGGGCTTCGCTTTACGCAGTTTTATAACACTGCAAAATGCCATTCTTCACGCGTCTCTCTGCTGACCGGGCTGTACTGCGATCAAGCGGGAAGTGAAAGCCTGAACAGAGGTGCGACGATTGCCGAAACGCTTCAGCCCGCCGGCTATCAGACGGCGATGGTTGGTAAATGGCATCTCTCCAAGCAGCCGACCGATTTTGGGTTTCAGACTTACTGGGGCCATCTGTCAGGAGCGACCAACTACTTCACCGGCGATCAAACGTTTCGCAAGAACGGAGAACCATGGCAGGTGCCCGCCGAACTGAATGGGCGTCCGTTCTATACGACCCATGCGGTCGCCGACTTTGCAATCGAGTCGATCGACGCCATGGTGCAGGAGGAAAGCCCCTTCTTTCTCTATTGCGCGTTTAATGCGCCGCACTATCCGTTGCAGGCTCCCGAAGAGGCGGTGCGTAAATACAAAGGACGTTTTGATGCCGGCTGGGATGTGCTTCGCGAACGCCGCCACCGTCGGCAGCTGGATTCGGGTTTGCTGCCCGAAAAGTGGTCGCTCAGCCCGCGTCCCGATCACATCCCTGCTTGGGACCGTTTGTCGAAAAAGGAACAGGCCTGGGAAGCGGAACGAATGGAAGTCTACGCAGCGATGGTCGACCTGCTTGACCAGAACGTCGGCCGGATTGTGGATCGTCTGCGTCAGCAGAATGCGTTAGATAACACGATCGTCCTGTTTTGCAGCGATAATGGAGCTTGCCCGTTCGAGCGAACCAAACGGCGGGATCTACGGCCTTGGGATCCCGATTCATACTGGACCTATGACGCCGCGTGGGCCCACTTGGGGAACACGCCGTTTCGGTTGTACAAGCAGAATCAGCACGAGGGAGGTATTTCCAGTCCGCTGATCGTCCATTGGCCAGCGGGGCTGAAAACCGCTCCAGGGACACTCACTCGGCAACCGGCCCACCTGGTTGATTTTATGGCGACCTGTCTTGATCTAGCCGACGCGTCGTATCCGCAGAAAATCGCTGAGCGGAAGATCGATCCGCTTCAAGGTAAGACACTGCTCCCCATTTTCGCAGGACAGAACCGCCAGCCTCACGAATCGTTGTACTTTCATTTCGGCACCGATCGAGCACTCCGCCAGGGGGACTGGAAATTGGTTTCTGCCAAACTTGGAAAGTGGGAGCTGTACAACTTGCAAGACGATCGGACGGAAACCAATGATTTGGCTGACCAGCATCCTCAACGCGTTGAGGAAATGGCCGCCGAGTGGTTTCGAATCGCAAAAAAAACCGAGCGTTTGAAAGGCAAACAGCTCAGGCCGGTAAAGAATTCTCGCGTGCCGCTTAAGTTTCGCAAAGATACCGCATCGCAGCTTCTTAAATAG
- a CDS encoding flagellar biosynthetic protein FliQ produces MNSDHAVDLCREALISAILVGSPILVVGMIVGLLIGLLQALTQVQDQTVSFVPKIFAMGVVMIACLPWVVQRMVDLTRVAFENAGMP; encoded by the coding sequence ATGAATAGTGACCACGCCGTCGATCTTTGCCGCGAAGCCTTGATCTCCGCGATCCTGGTGGGATCACCGATCTTGGTGGTCGGAATGATTGTCGGACTGCTGATCGGATTGCTGCAAGCGTTGACCCAGGTGCAAGATCAAACGGTTTCATTTGTACCGAAGATCTTCGCGATGGGGGTTGTCATGATTGCCTGCCTTCCATGGGTGGTTCAACGCATGGTCGATTTGACGCGTGTTGCATTTGAAAATGCTGGGATGCCGTGA
- a CDS encoding flagellar biosynthetic protein FliR — protein sequence MIAEATDLLLSHLVLFVLVLTRLSTLLMAMPAIGVGVPKRVRALLAISLTFLVLPTLASVIPASDLPQIQNMIELGVAIAREALVGMLIGTVVQLLVTGIQLAGELVSSTGGMQLGDAVDPTTRSSMPTLARLIGLLVTTIFILVGGHRYMLEALMDSFRGMAPGQVVLHEGMLELVVLELSLGMNAGIRLGAPVVTALLMANLVTGFISRTLPGLNVLAIGLNINAIALLAVMAMSIGSAGWIFSAELNSALERIVEIW from the coding sequence GTGATTGCCGAAGCGACCGATTTGCTTTTGTCGCACTTGGTATTGTTTGTCCTTGTGCTGACTCGATTAAGCACGTTGTTGATGGCGATGCCTGCGATTGGGGTTGGCGTTCCCAAACGAGTCCGCGCGTTACTGGCCATCAGTTTGACCTTTTTGGTTCTCCCCACACTTGCATCGGTCATCCCCGCAAGCGATCTGCCCCAAATCCAAAACATGATCGAACTGGGGGTCGCGATCGCGCGCGAGGCCTTGGTAGGCATGCTGATCGGGACGGTGGTTCAATTGTTAGTGACCGGAATTCAATTGGCAGGAGAATTGGTCAGCAGCACAGGGGGCATGCAACTGGGTGACGCCGTCGATCCCACCACCCGCTCCAGCATGCCAACGTTGGCACGGCTAATCGGTTTATTGGTGACTACGATCTTCATTTTGGTCGGCGGGCACCGCTACATGCTGGAAGCCTTGATGGACAGTTTTCGAGGTATGGCTCCAGGGCAAGTCGTTCTTCACGAAGGGATGTTGGAACTGGTCGTACTAGAATTATCACTCGGCATGAATGCTGGAATTCGACTGGGAGCTCCGGTCGTCACGGCTCTTTTAATGGCCAATCTGGTCACCGGATTTATCAGCCGAACCCTCCCCGGTTTGAATGTCCTGGCGATTGGACTGAATATCAATGCGATCGCACTGCTGGCGGTGATGGCAATGTCGATCGGAAGTGCAGGCTGGATATTTTCCGCAGAACTGAATTCGGCACTCGAACGAATCGTGGAGATTTGGTAA
- the fliP gene encoding flagellar type III secretion system pore protein FliP (The bacterial flagellar biogenesis protein FliP forms a type III secretion system (T3SS)-type pore required for flagellar assembly.) has protein sequence MTKLAIALVIVCGGMPSVAGQETLLPEQAVEMSEPTLLTAEDMGRPVLDSPLDFVAGGPERWTSPEGLSSSLQIMLLLTVVSLAPALLLMTTCYVRIIVVLGLLRQAIGLQSLPPSQVMTSIALFMTLFVMTPVWKQVYNDAIVPYTDPEISMDSTEAWEKGVQPIRDFMARQIDVAENHDDVLLFYRYVDPNGAEPENWEMIPLQALLPAYMLSELKTSFLMGFQIYLPFLIVDLVVASVTISMGMLMLPPAVISLPFKLLLFVLVDGWHLVVKMLMDSFGTFEIVETVTAIAT, from the coding sequence ATGACGAAGCTAGCGATTGCGCTAGTGATTGTTTGCGGAGGGATGCCTTCGGTCGCTGGGCAAGAGACGCTGCTTCCTGAACAGGCCGTTGAAATGTCGGAACCGACGTTGCTAACGGCTGAAGACATGGGGCGCCCGGTCCTGGATTCGCCTCTTGATTTCGTTGCGGGAGGCCCTGAGCGATGGACCAGTCCGGAAGGATTAAGCAGCAGTCTGCAGATCATGCTGCTGCTAACCGTTGTCAGTCTGGCTCCGGCCCTATTGTTGATGACAACCTGCTATGTGCGGATCATCGTCGTCCTGGGCCTGCTTCGACAGGCAATTGGTTTGCAATCCCTGCCTCCCAGCCAAGTGATGACCAGCATCGCGCTGTTCATGACGCTGTTTGTGATGACACCGGTCTGGAAACAGGTCTACAACGATGCCATCGTTCCCTATACCGACCCCGAAATTTCGATGGATTCCACGGAAGCTTGGGAAAAGGGAGTGCAGCCGATCCGTGACTTCATGGCTAGGCAAATCGATGTGGCCGAGAATCATGACGACGTGTTGTTGTTTTACCGGTACGTCGACCCGAATGGTGCCGAGCCCGAGAACTGGGAAATGATCCCGCTTCAAGCTTTACTTCCTGCCTACATGCTCAGTGAACTCAAGACGTCGTTCTTGATGGGGTTCCAGATTTACCTCCCCTTCCTGATCGTCGATTTGGTTGTCGCCAGCGTCACGATTTCGATGGGGATGCTGATGCTTCCGCCCGCCGTGATTTCGCTTCCGTTCAAACTGCTGCTGTTCGTCTTGGTCGATGGATGGCACCTGGTCGTCAAGATGTTGATGGACAGTTTCGGAACCTTTGAAATCGTCGAAACCGTAACCGCGATTGCCACCTGA